GTCCCGCGCGCTATGGTGAGAGCTAGACTGCTCGAACCCCAATGTCCTACGGTAAAGGGGCGACCCGCCGGTAGAGCGTCTGTACTCCGGCGCCATCATTTGCGGTGGTTGATACTCGTGATCACCGCAACTTCCGAATGATGGGGAAGCGGCCGACGAGGCCGCCACAGGACATGAGTGGGGCACCTACGACGCGCTAGCAACGTACTAACGTGACGGAATTCGGGATCGCCTACGGGGCGCGAGCCCTATGGCGACGGAGCCCCCATAGTAGTCAGCGGACGGGAAAGCCGTCTACACGGCGAAGGGGGGCAGGTGGCAACAGATTCCTGATAGCGGGAGGTACGCGAGATGCGGAACGCCGAAACGATATTGGGAATCATCCGAGAACGCGGCAAACAAGGGCTGCCGCTGGAGAACATCTATCGACTGCTCTACAACCGGGACCTGTACCTGCGTGCCTACGCCCGCTTGTATCGCAACGAGGGGGCAATGACACGCGGAGCCACCACGGAGACCGTGGATGGGATGTCTCTGGCGAAAATCGACAAGCTCATCGACGACGTTCGTCGTGAGCGGCATCGGTGGACGCCAGTACGGCGCGTCTACATCGAGAAGAAACGCTCGAAGAAGAAGCGCCCACTCGGACTTCCCACGTGGTCTGATAAGCTACTGCAAGAGGTGCTGCGCTCTCTTCTGGAGGCGTACTACGAGCCGCAGTTCAGCGACCACTCCCACGGCTTTCGGCCCAACCGCGGTTGTCACACGGCCTTGAGAGAGGTCGAACGACAGTGGACGGGCACACGGTGGTTTGTCGAAGGAGACATCGCTCAGTACTTCGACAGCATCGACCACGAGGTCCTGCTGGCGACACTGAGCGAAAAGATCCATGATAGTCGGTTTCTCCGGTTGATCCGGCACTTGCTCCAGGCAGGGTACGTCGAGCAGTGGGTCTACGGTAAGACACTCAGCGGTACGCCGCAGGGTGGAGTTATCAGCCCGCTTCTTGCGAACATCTACCTGGACAAGCTGGACACGTATGTCGAGCAGGTGCTCATCCCAGCCTACACGCGTGGCACGCTGCGGAGAGGTAACCCCGCGTACACACGAAACCGAAAGCAGGCGCGGAAAGCGCGGACTCTTGGCCAGAAGGATGTTGTCCGAGTGCTCCAGAAGGAGCTCCGGAAGCTACCCTCGAAGGACCCGAAGGATCCCGATTACCGCCGTCTGAAGTACGTTCGATACGCGGACGACTTTCTGCTGGGTTTCGCCGGACCTCGGGCCGAAGCCGAGGCGATTAAGGCACAGCTTGCGGAGTTTCTCCGGAAAACACTCCGGCTCGAACTCTCGGAGGCCAAGACCCTGATCACCCACGCCGTCACCAAGCCGGCGCGGTTTCTTGGCTACGACATCGTAGTGCAACACGCTGACGACCGTCTCTCTAGCGGAAGGCGGCATACCAACGGCAAAGTTGCGCTGCGAGTACCGGTGTCCGTTGTCAGAGAGCAGTGCGCACAGTACAAGGAATCCGGTAAGGTTACCCACCGACCGGAGCTGGTGAACAACGACGACTACACCATCGTCGCTGACTACCAGTACAAGTACCGTGGCTTCGTGCAGTACTACATGCTGGCCCAGAACGTCTCCAAACTTTGGAGTTTGACCTGGGCCATGCAGACGTCGCTCCTGAAGACGCTTGCGGACAAACACGGGACCAGCGTTCGCGCGCTGTACCGGAAGTACCGCAGCACCATCACGGCTGACTCAGGGGAAACCCTGGTCTGCCTGGAAGTCCGAAGGGAGCGCGGCGAAGGGAAACCTCCGCTGATTGCACGGTTTGGCGGCATAGCACTCAGACACGCGAAAGCCGCAACCCTTGATGACCGCCTGCCAGTGCCAATAGCAGGCTATCGCAGCGAGTTGCTGACACGGTTGCTTGCCGAGGAATGCGAGCTCTGCGGGTCGCGGGAGCACATCGAAGTGCACCACATCCGCAAGTTGGCGGACCTCAAACGGTATGGCAGGCGGGAACGACCGGCCTGGGTCACGCGCATGGTCGCAAGACGGCGCAAGACTCTGGTGGTCTGCCGGAGCTGTCACACGGCGATCCACGCCGGACGGCCCACACCACTCCGTTCTTCGGAACAAGCCACTTGAGAGCCGTGTGCGCTGAAAGGTGCACGCACGGTTCGGGGAGGGGCCGAGGGAAAAGGCCCGCGTGAGCGGGACCTCGCCAGCGGCCTACTCTACATCTGGTGCGCTTCTTCAAGGGCCTGGTCGCGCTGGCGATCGTGGACGAGAGCCACAACGCCCGCGGCAAGGACACCGACATCGCCGCCAGCATCCACGAGCTGCAGCATGCCTCGCAGTCCTACGTGTTCGCCTCCGGCACGCACTATGGCGGTTCGATCACGGACTTCTTCGCGTACTGGTTCCGCTTCGACCCCAGCTTCTGGCCGAAGCTGGGGCTGGGCTGGAACGACGTGGAGAAGGCCGTGGACCTGTACGGCGTCGTGCAAGAGGTGACGAAGGAGCACGAGTCCGACGCCCGCAAGGGCTCGGGCCGCGCGGATACCACGACCACCACCGTCGCCGCGCCGGGCATCTCGGCGCGCCTGCTGCCGCACCTGCTCGCCAAGATGGTCTTCATCGGGGTGCTCGACGTGGGGGCGTTCATGCCGCCGCGCGAAGAGATCCCCGAGGTCATCGACATGGCCGACCCGGAGCTGGAGCTGCGGTGTGAAGCGGCCCGCGCCGCCCACCAGGCGGTGCAGGAGACCCTCGTCTCGGCCGAGCAGGACGAGCGGGACATGTGTGACGACCCCACGGCGAGCACGGCGGAGATCCGCGCTGCGGCCGAGGCCGTGCGCGAGGCCCGCGAGGGCGTGACGGCGGCCGAGGCGGCGCTCAAGGCTGCGCAGGTGTACAAAGCCGAGCGCGACCTGAAGGGCGTGTACGCGGGAATCGAGGGCTCCCTGGAGCGCATGGCGCAGAAGCGCATCAGCGCGGCTATGCTCGCCAAGGGGACGCTGCCGCGCCTGTGGGCCGTGCAGCCCTTCGGCCCGGAGAT
The Dehalococcoidia bacterium genome window above contains:
- a CDS encoding reverse transcriptase domain-containing protein, whose product is MRNAETILGIIRERGKQGLPLENIYRLLYNRDLYLRAYARLYRNEGAMTRGATTETVDGMSLAKIDKLIDDVRRERHRWTPVRRVYIEKKRSKKKRPLGLPTWSDKLLQEVLRSLLEAYYEPQFSDHSHGFRPNRGCHTALREVERQWTGTRWFVEGDIAQYFDSIDHEVLLATLSEKIHDSRFLRLIRHLLQAGYVEQWVYGKTLSGTPQGGVISPLLANIYLDKLDTYVEQVLIPAYTRGTLRRGNPAYTRNRKQARKARTLGQKDVVRVLQKELRKLPSKDPKDPDYRRLKYVRYADDFLLGFAGPRAEAEAIKAQLAEFLRKTLRLELSEAKTLITHAVTKPARFLGYDIVVQHADDRLSSGRRHTNGKVALRVPVSVVREQCAQYKESGKVTHRPELVNNDDYTIVADYQYKYRGFVQYYMLAQNVSKLWSLTWAMQTSLLKTLADKHGTSVRALYRKYRSTITADSGETLVCLEVRRERGEGKPPLIARFGGIALRHAKAATLDDRLPVPIAGYRSELLTRLLAEECELCGSREHIEVHHIRKLADLKRYGRRERPAWVTRMVARRRKTLVVCRSCHTAIHAGRPTPLRSSEQAT